In Thiovibrio frasassiensis, one DNA window encodes the following:
- a CDS encoding flagellar hook assembly protein FlgD → MTTIATTSSTLPTQDATALTTVGKSSLDRNDFMTLFITQMQHQDPLEPMDSTDMASQLAQFSNMEATMKMSDNLEKLLGYQVSQNNLQLLTLIGKEVQGGGNTMGVVEGKVSTTQYILADAAESCRIEIYDAAGKMADTVELGYAASGSHDLTWDATTPSGTVVADGLYTYNVVAINALGQKVDVDYRSTGTVTGVNFDGATAQVTVDKSIPMNVADILVVK, encoded by the coding sequence ATGACCACCATAGCAACCACTAGTTCGACGCTCCCCACCCAGGATGCCACGGCCTTGACGACCGTGGGCAAGAGCTCCTTGGACCGTAACGATTTCATGACCCTGTTCATCACCCAGATGCAGCATCAGGATCCTCTGGAGCCCATGGACAGCACGGACATGGCCTCGCAGCTCGCCCAGTTTTCCAATATGGAAGCAACGATGAAGATGTCCGATAACCTGGAGAAACTGCTTGGCTACCAGGTGTCCCAGAACAATCTTCAGCTCCTGACCCTGATCGGCAAAGAGGTGCAGGGCGGCGGCAATACCATGGGCGTGGTGGAGGGCAAGGTTTCCACTACCCAGTATATCCTGGCCGATGCCGCCGAATCCTGCAGGATTGAGATTTATGACGCGGCCGGCAAAATGGCGGACACCGTTGAACTCGGCTATGCCGCCTCCGGGAGCCATGATTTGACCTGGGATGCGACCACCCCCAGCGGCACCGTGGTCGCCGATGGATTGTACACCTACAATGTGGTGGCCATCAATGCTCTGGGGCAGAAAGTAGATGTGGATTACCGTTCAACCGGCACGGTTACCGGCGTGAATTTTGATGGCGCCACGGCCCAGGTGACTGTGGATAAATCCATCCCCATGAATGTGGCAGATATCTTGGTGGTGAAGTGA
- a CDS encoding flagellar hook-length control protein FliK translates to MNPIVQASKATATVEVKSSVGKKAGSNFSDYMEKKMATERRGKSNLLGMQKAKGAANSAAERKESAAASVQKEAPEEATTIAALLGQFVQDLQKAAGDQKQGVGEWSFPVPDPELLQKIAQDAGMNESQLTALLDKMKNQDGKVSLTDFLASFSRHFQSLQDQVPVTTPETDLPLLQSFLERLGVPVPEVSKISEAAVRGDNTLDLQKFLSELQAVTGDGITDITSLEAEELQNLLANAGVSQQLQRALLPERLPVVEGLVETGPPVTLTLSRLKEMLAQAIQEVKGNRLQADPVSFLTDLQEVLTKSGFETKGPSLNSAVQGTLVSVFEKLMESVDFSKVKVQQGNGQAAAALEKKLAQAEELVAAQNAEAAPLLEGETAAPILGMGRDAMGAKENKNGPVSGELFSENSTIFQSEGGVSAKTEAVSPAAVASQAARPFVHIPNLPSALQQQSFAQLSQGVLQGLRNQEHHLVLKLYPKELGEVKVEMTVRDNQVAVSFAMENSRVKEVLESNLEQFKENMEKQGFALGECMVSLNKDTDSNETWQQSQAASLIKGASQRRTSLADLPEDILYQRAQPKNSRENGVDLFA, encoded by the coding sequence ATGAATCCTATTGTGCAGGCCTCCAAGGCAACGGCGACGGTTGAAGTAAAAAGCTCCGTCGGCAAGAAGGCCGGCTCGAATTTTTCCGATTATATGGAAAAGAAGATGGCCACGGAACGTCGGGGCAAGAGCAATCTCCTCGGCATGCAAAAAGCGAAGGGTGCTGCTAACTCAGCCGCCGAGCGGAAGGAGTCTGCCGCCGCTTCGGTGCAGAAGGAAGCTCCTGAGGAAGCAACCACGATAGCCGCCCTGTTGGGTCAGTTTGTTCAGGACCTGCAGAAGGCCGCAGGTGATCAAAAACAGGGGGTCGGTGAATGGTCTTTTCCGGTACCCGACCCGGAGCTTCTGCAGAAAATCGCCCAGGATGCCGGGATGAATGAAAGCCAGCTGACCGCGCTCCTTGACAAAATGAAGAACCAGGACGGCAAGGTGTCTCTTACCGATTTTCTTGCCTCTTTTTCCCGTCATTTCCAATCCTTGCAGGATCAAGTGCCCGTGACCACGCCGGAAACCGATCTGCCGCTCCTCCAGAGCTTTCTCGAGCGCCTTGGCGTGCCTGTCCCGGAAGTAAGCAAGATCAGCGAAGCTGCGGTGCGTGGGGATAACACCCTTGATCTGCAAAAGTTCTTATCCGAACTGCAGGCGGTGACTGGCGATGGAATCACCGATATCACTTCTTTGGAAGCGGAAGAGTTGCAGAATCTTCTTGCCAATGCCGGGGTGTCGCAGCAGTTGCAGCGAGCCCTGTTGCCGGAGCGGCTCCCGGTTGTTGAGGGCTTGGTGGAGACCGGGCCGCCGGTAACCCTCACCTTGAGCCGGTTGAAAGAAATGCTGGCGCAGGCCATTCAAGAGGTAAAGGGTAACAGGCTGCAGGCGGACCCGGTTTCATTTCTTACCGACCTCCAGGAGGTCCTGACCAAATCCGGTTTTGAAACCAAGGGCCCGAGCCTTAATTCCGCCGTGCAGGGCACGCTGGTTTCTGTTTTTGAAAAGCTCATGGAAAGCGTGGACTTTTCCAAGGTCAAGGTCCAACAGGGAAATGGTCAGGCGGCTGCGGCTTTGGAGAAAAAATTGGCCCAGGCGGAGGAGTTGGTTGCCGCGCAAAATGCGGAGGCCGCACCCCTCCTTGAAGGGGAAACCGCCGCGCCTATTCTTGGGATGGGCCGGGACGCGATGGGTGCAAAAGAAAACAAAAACGGTCCTGTCAGCGGTGAACTTTTTTCGGAAAACAGCACCATCTTCCAAAGTGAAGGGGGGGTATCGGCCAAGACAGAGGCTGTTTCTCCGGCTGCTGTTGCAAGCCAGGCGGCCAGGCCGTTTGTCCATATTCCCAATCTCCCTTCGGCCCTCCAGCAGCAAAGTTTCGCCCAGCTTTCCCAGGGCGTGCTCCAGGGGCTGCGCAATCAGGAACATCATCTGGTTCTCAAGCTCTATCCCAAGGAGCTGGGTGAGGTCAAGGTTGAGATGACGGTGCGTGACAATCAGGTGGCGGTTTCTTTTGCCATGGAGAATTCCCGGGTGAAAGAGGTGCTGGAAAGCAACCTGGAGCAGTTCAAGGAAAACATGGAAAAGCAGGGGTTTGCCCTTGGCGAATGCATGGTCTCTTTAAATAAGGACACGGACAGCAACGAAACCTGGCAGCAGTCCCAGGCGGCTTCATTGATAAAGGGGGCAAGCCAGCGGCGGACTTCCTTGGCGGATCTACCTGAGGATATTCTCTACCAGCGGGCGCAGCCGAAAAACAGCCGGGAAAACGGCGTTGATCTGTTTGCCTAA
- a CDS encoding MotE family protein: protein MKKHHRRYLIPFLIVLLILAASIPAFTEQKTPVKLSPQEITVSASLKEREDALAAKEKALAEKEKELNALNKEVDEKFTQLNALQEELKGQLGRAGAGKDKEFKNLIKIYSVMSASKVAPLLDKMEDGEVVEILRAMKAEAVAKIIPKLTQDKAVRVSRLLGLP from the coding sequence ATGAAAAAACACCACCGCAGGTACCTCATACCATTTCTCATTGTGCTGCTGATCTTGGCGGCTTCCATTCCTGCTTTTACCGAGCAAAAAACTCCGGTCAAACTTTCGCCCCAGGAGATCACCGTTTCCGCCAGTCTGAAAGAGCGGGAAGACGCCTTGGCGGCAAAAGAAAAGGCGTTGGCCGAGAAAGAGAAGGAGCTCAACGCCCTGAACAAGGAGGTGGATGAGAAGTTCACCCAACTCAATGCCCTGCAGGAGGAACTCAAGGGGCAGCTCGGTCGGGCGGGTGCGGGCAAGGACAAGGAGTTTAAGAATCTGATCAAGATTTATAGCGTCATGAGTGCCTCCAAGGTGGCTCCCTTGCTTGACAAGATGGAGGATGGTGAGGTGGTGGAGATTTTGCGAGCCATGAAGGCTGAGGCGGTGGCAAAGATTATCCCTAAGCTTACTCAGGATAAGGCGGTGCGGGTGAGCAGGCTTCTTGGCCTGCCCTGA
- the fliJ gene encoding flagellar export protein FliJ has product MAYHFKLETILGLRRNLEELAQQKLAKEITRLEEYRRGLAALKQQRQKLIAEFEEEKQRAMVAPLFALRVEGIFHKEEEIEAGTSVVEAQQGAVAQARDELAAKMRDKKVMEKARERDYQKYLQAALKKEQNEADEQMVLRFGRKGNLH; this is encoded by the coding sequence ATGGCGTATCATTTCAAGCTTGAAACGATCCTTGGCTTGCGGCGCAATCTCGAAGAGCTTGCCCAGCAGAAACTTGCCAAGGAGATCACTCGCCTGGAGGAATACCGGCGGGGGCTTGCCGCGCTGAAGCAGCAGCGGCAGAAATTGATTGCTGAGTTTGAAGAAGAAAAGCAAAGGGCTATGGTTGCGCCTCTCTTCGCCCTTCGTGTGGAAGGGATCTTTCACAAAGAGGAGGAGATCGAGGCTGGGACCAGCGTGGTCGAGGCCCAGCAGGGAGCAGTTGCCCAAGCGAGGGATGAGTTGGCTGCCAAGATGCGGGATAAAAAGGTGATGGAAAAGGCCAGGGAGCGGGATTATCAAAAATACCTTCAGGCCGCATTGAAGAAAGAGCAGAACGAGGCGGACGAGCAGATGGTGCTTCGTTTCGGCCGCAAGGGTAATCTCCACTGA
- a CDS encoding FliI/YscN family ATPase: MNLSHCLQVARDTSLVSVGGRVNQVIGMVLESLGPGIPVGSICEVSVFKGKGTVLAEVVGFREGRVLLMPLGEMRGVEPGSAIRLVGGQAGVPVAESLLGRVIDGLGNPMDGKGPLQPESYYPLYAEPLNPMERERIFEPVDVGVRAINGLLTLGKGQRIGILAGSGVGKSTLLGMIAKHTAADISVIALIGERGRELKDFIERDLGPEGLARSVVVVATSDQPPLVRMRGAYLATAISEFFRDRGRDVILMMDSVTRFAMSSREVGLAIGEPPTSRGYTPSVFGQLPKLLERAGTCMGKGSITGIYTVLVEGDDMNEPIADAVRSIVDGHIILSRDLASQGHYPSIEVMGSVSRCMTDVVPKEQVRTAHKFLEVMSTYRRAEDLINIGAYAKGSNPKIDNAIVMIDRLNGYLKQQVEEKVSFAESARQLAAIFTPEGQSVPGAGE; encoded by the coding sequence ATGAATCTTTCCCACTGCCTCCAGGTTGCGCGGGATACCTCGCTGGTCAGTGTGGGCGGCCGGGTGAACCAGGTCATTGGTATGGTTTTGGAGAGCCTGGGACCCGGGATCCCGGTGGGCAGTATCTGCGAGGTTTCGGTTTTTAAGGGTAAAGGCACGGTGCTGGCCGAGGTGGTTGGCTTTCGGGAGGGCAGGGTCCTGCTCATGCCACTGGGTGAGATGCGCGGGGTTGAACCGGGCAGCGCCATCCGTCTGGTCGGCGGCCAGGCCGGGGTGCCGGTGGCAGAATCCCTGCTGGGTCGAGTTATTGACGGGTTGGGGAACCCCATGGACGGCAAGGGGCCGCTCCAGCCTGAGTCCTATTATCCCCTCTATGCCGAGCCCTTAAATCCCATGGAACGGGAGCGGATTTTTGAGCCGGTGGACGTGGGGGTGCGGGCGATCAACGGTCTGCTGACCCTGGGTAAGGGGCAGCGTATCGGGATTCTTGCCGGTTCCGGGGTGGGGAAAAGTACCCTGCTCGGCATGATCGCCAAGCATACGGCGGCCGACATCAGCGTTATCGCCCTGATCGGTGAGCGCGGCCGCGAGTTGAAGGATTTTATCGAGCGGGATCTCGGCCCCGAGGGGCTGGCCCGTTCCGTCGTGGTGGTGGCTACCTCGGATCAGCCGCCCCTGGTGCGGATGCGCGGGGCCTATCTGGCCACGGCCATCTCCGAGTTTTTTAGGGATAGGGGCCGTGATGTGATCCTGATGATGGATTCCGTCACCCGTTTTGCCATGTCCAGCCGGGAGGTTGGTCTGGCCATCGGCGAGCCGCCCACTTCCCGCGGCTATACCCCCTCTGTTTTCGGGCAGCTCCCCAAGTTGCTGGAACGGGCTGGAACCTGCATGGGCAAGGGGAGTATCACCGGCATCTACACGGTGCTGGTGGAGGGCGACGACATGAACGAGCCCATCGCCGATGCGGTGCGCTCCATTGTGGACGGCCATATTATTTTGAGTCGTGATCTGGCGAGCCAGGGGCATTACCCCTCCATCGAGGTCATGGGCAGCGTCAGTCGGTGTATGACCGATGTGGTTCCCAAGGAGCAGGTGCGCACCGCGCATAAATTCCTGGAGGTTATGTCCACCTACCGTCGTGCTGAAGACCTGATCAATATCGGCGCTTATGCCAAGGGCAGCAATCCGAAAATCGACAACGCCATTGTCATGATCGACCGGTTGAATGGCTATCTCAAGCAGCAGGTGGAAGAAAAGGTTTCCTTTGCGGAGAGTGCTCGGCAGCTGGCGGCGATTTTTACCCCGGAAGGCCAGAGCGTTCCGGGTGCGGGCGAATGA
- a CDS encoding FliH/SctL family protein yields MSKVIKLQQESAVQVAPSMETDEFLSFEDFWQAKPGSAAAKTLEKPKSPQEIAMEEAAEILRQAGDQADALRQEAYAEGLAKGEAEGKATGLAQYEQQREELAALCGALEGERAAVLRQHEESMLALITAMVDRLVYHEVSVNPLVIQACLKQAMEFVVENSTVRIHLHGDDFLRLKKASLEDSRLIEGKNRIQLVEDPNIAVGGCFLKTDFGEIDATLENSKARLYAAVEQAFLAAMAADITDREGA; encoded by the coding sequence TTGTCTAAGGTTATCAAGTTGCAGCAGGAGAGTGCGGTGCAGGTGGCGCCAAGCATGGAAACCGACGAGTTTCTCTCCTTTGAGGATTTCTGGCAGGCCAAGCCCGGCAGTGCCGCAGCCAAGACGCTTGAGAAGCCAAAGTCGCCCCAGGAAATTGCCATGGAAGAAGCCGCGGAAATTCTGCGTCAGGCCGGGGATCAGGCGGACGCCCTCAGGCAGGAGGCGTATGCCGAAGGGCTTGCCAAGGGGGAGGCCGAAGGTAAGGCGACAGGTTTGGCCCAGTACGAGCAGCAGCGGGAAGAGCTTGCCGCGCTGTGTGGTGCCTTGGAGGGAGAACGGGCAGCCGTCCTTCGTCAGCATGAGGAAAGCATGCTCGCCCTGATTACCGCCATGGTGGATCGGCTGGTCTATCATGAGGTTTCCGTGAATCCCCTGGTTATCCAGGCCTGTCTCAAGCAGGCCATGGAATTTGTCGTGGAAAACTCCACGGTGCGGATCCATCTCCACGGAGACGATTTTCTGCGCTTGAAAAAGGCGAGCCTGGAGGATTCCCGTCTGATCGAGGGCAAGAACCGGATCCAGCTTGTCGAGGATCCGAACATTGCGGTGGGCGGCTGTTTTTTGAAAACAGACTTCGGTGAGATCGATGCCACCTTGGAAAACAGCAAGGCCAGGCTCTATGCCGCGGTTGAGCAGGCCTTTCTCGCGGCCATGGCTGCGGATATCACAGACCGGGAAGGGGCTTAA
- the fliG gene encoding flagellar motor switch protein FliG — protein MSKSEKKAGESLTGPEKAAVFLLTVGEDFAAQVFQRLDPEDIKHVGRQMARIDKVDKDDLTALVNEFKSDSGDTDIFLSGNELLEAALKRAMTSDKASEILEEIRSDWKLTLFQKARKLEPKVLVNFLRNEHPQTVALVLSVLEPTQAAQILMEFNEDIQVEVMMRMAELDKVSPEILVDVDRVLQEELLSVEGMEGQRLGGVEAVAEILNNADRGLEASILEGIEEQRENLADEIRRLMFVFEDLLTVDDRGIQAVLKEVSTDDLKLALKLASEDLKTKIFGCMSSRAVEMLKEDMEIMGPTRVKDVEGAQQAIIKIAKRLEQEGKIQLMTGGGGEDEFV, from the coding sequence ATGAGTAAATCTGAAAAAAAGGCCGGTGAATCCCTCACCGGCCCGGAGAAAGCGGCGGTTTTTCTGCTCACCGTGGGCGAGGATTTTGCCGCCCAGGTATTCCAGCGGCTCGATCCCGAGGATATCAAGCATGTCGGTCGGCAGATGGCCAGGATCGACAAGGTTGATAAAGACGACCTGACCGCCCTGGTCAATGAGTTCAAGAGCGACAGCGGCGATACCGATATCTTTCTTTCCGGCAACGAGCTGCTGGAGGCCGCTTTGAAGCGGGCGATGACCAGCGACAAGGCCAGTGAGATCCTTGAAGAGATTCGCTCAGATTGGAAGCTGACTCTTTTTCAGAAGGCGCGTAAGCTCGAGCCCAAGGTGCTGGTCAACTTTCTCCGCAACGAACATCCCCAGACCGTGGCCCTGGTCCTCTCTGTTCTGGAGCCGACCCAGGCAGCCCAGATCCTCATGGAATTCAATGAGGATATCCAGGTGGAAGTCATGATGCGCATGGCGGAGCTCGACAAGGTAAGCCCCGAGATCTTGGTCGATGTGGATCGGGTCCTGCAGGAGGAGCTGCTTTCCGTCGAAGGCATGGAGGGCCAGCGTCTCGGCGGGGTCGAGGCGGTGGCGGAAATCCTGAATAACGCCGATCGCGGCCTGGAGGCCTCTATTCTTGAAGGGATTGAAGAGCAGCGCGAAAATTTGGCCGATGAAATCCGTCGCCTCATGTTTGTCTTTGAAGATCTCCTGACCGTCGATGATCGGGGTATCCAGGCTGTTCTTAAAGAGGTCAGCACCGATGACCTGAAGCTGGCCCTCAAGCTCGCCTCCGAAGATCTCAAGACAAAAATATTTGGCTGTATGTCTTCCCGTGCCGTGGAAATGCTCAAGGAAGACATGGAAATCATGGGCCCGACCCGGGTCAAGGATGTCGAGGGAGCCCAGCAGGCCATAATCAAGATCGCCAAACGTCTCGAGCAGGAAGGCAAGATCCAGCTGATGACCGGTGGCGGCGGCGAGGACGAATTTGTCTAA
- the fliF gene encoding flagellar basal-body MS-ring/collar protein FliF — protein sequence MATPKEILEQIASIVKGLSITQKILGIVVIAVVVGGLLTLTTASKETAYKVLFSGLTQEDAGEVVTKLKDQRIPYKLSEDGGAIMVPASQVYEIRLSLAGEGLPRGGGVGFEIFNETSFGQTDFVQRLNYQRALQGELARTIRTFQQVTEARVHIATPKESVFIEDEKPPTASISVRLRGREKLNQHEIQSIVNLVASAVPGLTTENITLVDTSGRLLYRKQGDGEGILTGNQLEYQIKIEDTMRQKVETMLEEVVGVNRVRARVTADVDFNKVERTEETFDPEAQVVRSEQMLTENDQRGGANAEGIPGVKGELATYAEEGGGGGAAAAGYNRNNVTRNYEISKQTKHVQDKGGAVKKLSIAVMVDGTYEKSVDKDGKTSLKYQARSPEEMQNLDKLVKNAIGYNEERGDQVEVASLPFALSSVPEPEVDSMEKWRAMTEWLAMPLVYLLVAFLVILFVVKPFLKLLAAKQMETRAGGIVSRLGGHGPAVGEGVVEEEDFTLAPRGLTDQERIYRLAQSDPDRAADLVRRWLREEA from the coding sequence ATGGCTACCCCAAAAGAAATTCTTGAGCAGATCGCTTCCATCGTCAAGGGCCTGAGCATAACCCAGAAGATTCTCGGAATCGTGGTGATTGCCGTGGTGGTTGGCGGACTCTTGACCCTGACCACCGCCAGCAAGGAAACCGCCTACAAGGTCCTCTTCTCCGGACTGACCCAGGAGGATGCCGGCGAGGTGGTGACGAAACTCAAGGATCAGCGTATCCCCTATAAATTGTCCGAGGACGGCGGGGCCATCATGGTTCCGGCCTCGCAGGTGTATGAGATCCGGTTGAGTCTGGCCGGCGAGGGGTTGCCCAGGGGCGGCGGCGTTGGATTTGAGATCTTCAACGAGACAAGCTTCGGCCAGACCGATTTTGTTCAGCGCTTGAACTATCAGCGCGCCTTGCAGGGAGAGCTCGCCAGAACCATCAGGACTTTCCAGCAGGTTACCGAGGCCCGGGTGCATATCGCCACCCCCAAGGAGTCGGTGTTCATCGAGGATGAAAAGCCTCCCACCGCCTCGATCAGTGTCCGCTTGCGCGGCCGGGAAAAACTCAACCAACATGAGATTCAGAGTATTGTCAATCTGGTGGCCAGCGCGGTTCCCGGGCTTACCACGGAAAATATCACCCTGGTTGATACCAGCGGTCGATTGCTCTACCGGAAACAGGGGGATGGCGAGGGGATCCTCACCGGCAATCAGTTGGAGTACCAGATAAAGATTGAAGACACCATGCGGCAGAAGGTGGAAACCATGCTGGAGGAAGTGGTTGGTGTCAATCGGGTCAGGGCGCGGGTCACTGCGGATGTCGATTTCAATAAGGTTGAACGGACCGAGGAAACCTTTGATCCCGAGGCTCAGGTGGTGCGCAGCGAACAGATGCTCACTGAAAACGATCAACGTGGCGGTGCCAATGCCGAAGGAATACCGGGGGTTAAGGGCGAGCTTGCTACCTATGCCGAGGAGGGTGGCGGGGGTGGTGCGGCCGCGGCCGGATACAATCGGAACAATGTTACCCGTAATTATGAAATCAGCAAGCAGACCAAACATGTTCAGGATAAGGGCGGGGCTGTCAAAAAATTGTCCATTGCGGTTATGGTCGATGGTACCTACGAAAAGAGCGTTGACAAGGATGGGAAGACAAGTCTAAAATACCAGGCGCGCAGCCCTGAGGAAATGCAGAATCTTGACAAGTTGGTTAAAAACGCCATTGGCTATAATGAAGAGCGGGGCGATCAGGTGGAGGTGGCGAGTCTGCCCTTTGCCCTTTCCTCTGTTCCTGAGCCGGAGGTGGATAGTATGGAAAAATGGCGGGCAATGACGGAATGGCTGGCCATGCCCCTGGTCTATCTGCTGGTTGCGTTTTTGGTGATCCTCTTTGTCGTCAAGCCGTTCTTGAAGCTTCTCGCCGCCAAACAGATGGAGACCCGCGCCGGCGGAATCGTCTCCAGGCTTGGCGGCCATGGTCCTGCGGTCGGCGAAGGTGTCGTCGAGGAAGAAGACTTTACCCTTGCCCCTCGTGGGCTCACCGACCAGGAGCGGATTTACCGCCTGGCCCAAAGCGATCCTGATCGGGCTGCGGATTTGGTCCGCCGCTGGTTACGTGAAGAGGCCTGA
- the fliE gene encoding flagellar hook-basal body complex protein FliE — protein sequence MKEITMQPVALPGASQLKSPGTPGVSGSGFSEILSRSIAEVNGQSQEADLLVKGLAAGEHANIHETMIAMEKSGISFRMMTKVQQKVIDAYREIMRMQL from the coding sequence ATGAAAGAGATCACCATGCAGCCGGTAGCCCTGCCCGGGGCATCACAGCTGAAGTCGCCCGGAACCCCAGGCGTTTCCGGTTCGGGGTTTTCCGAGATCCTCAGCCGCTCTATTGCCGAGGTCAACGGCCAGAGCCAGGAGGCGGATCTGCTTGTGAAAGGGCTTGCCGCCGGGGAACACGCCAATATTCATGAGACCATGATCGCCATGGAAAAGTCCGGCATTTCCTTTCGGATGATGACCAAGGTGCAGCAAAAGGTTATTGATGCATACCGCGAGATCATGAGAATGCAGCTTTAG
- the flgC gene encoding flagellar basal body rod protein FlgC, with amino-acid sequence MDTLTAMQISGSALKAERARLNIAAMNLANANTTRTMEGGPYKAKSVVFAAKPLEGVNFQDALNSSNERLRKVEVVRISEDKAPFKEVYDPSHPDADGNGIVRFPNVNVAEQMVDMMSAKRSYEANVTALDAAKSMALKALEIAR; translated from the coding sequence ATGGATACCTTAACAGCTATGCAGATCAGCGGCTCCGCTCTCAAGGCGGAGAGGGCTCGGCTCAATATCGCGGCCATGAATCTGGCCAACGCCAATACCACCCGGACCATGGAAGGCGGACCGTATAAGGCCAAGTCCGTGGTTTTCGCGGCCAAGCCTTTGGAGGGCGTGAATTTTCAGGACGCGCTCAATTCCAGTAACGAACGCCTCCGCAAGGTGGAGGTGGTGCGGATCTCGGAAGACAAGGCGCCTTTTAAGGAGGTTTATGATCCTTCCCATCCGGATGCCGATGGTAACGGGATCGTCCGTTTCCCCAACGTCAACGTGGCCGAGCAGATGGTGGATATGATGAGTGCAAAGCGTTCCTATGAGGCGAATGTAACGGCTCTGGATGCTGCCAAAAGCATGGCGCTTAAGGCCCTGGAGATCGCCAGGTAG
- the flgB gene encoding flagellar basal body rod protein FlgB, translating into MPINKLFGGNIETMRQALTLRQERQGLIQSNVANLETPGYTGQDFNFAKVMQSVMTGQGELARTDKGHMQLDAMEASKTREFANEKRPVDLDQEMVKMAENQLMFQVLAKSIGKKFDGLRYAIDEGGK; encoded by the coding sequence ATGCCCATAAATAAATTGTTCGGCGGCAATATCGAAACCATGCGTCAGGCCTTGACCCTGCGTCAGGAGCGGCAGGGGCTGATCCAGTCCAATGTCGCAAACCTCGAAACTCCGGGCTATACGGGTCAGGATTTTAATTTTGCCAAGGTCATGCAGAGTGTGATGACTGGTCAGGGTGAGTTGGCGAGGACCGATAAAGGGCACATGCAGCTTGATGCCATGGAGGCCAGCAAAACCAGGGAGTTCGCCAATGAGAAAAGGCCGGTGGATCTGGATCAGGAGATGGTGAAGATGGCTGAGAACCAATTGATGTTTCAGGTGCTTGCCAAGAGTATCGGGAAAAAATTCGATGGCTTGCGGTACGCCATCGACGAGGGAGGGAAATAA